The following are encoded in a window of Arvicanthis niloticus isolate mArvNil1 chromosome 1, mArvNil1.pat.X, whole genome shotgun sequence genomic DNA:
- the Blnk gene encoding B-cell linker protein isoform X2 produces the protein MVHDIKNNEGGIMDKIKKLKVKGPPSVPRRDYALDSPADEEEQWSDDFDSDYENPDEHSDSEMYVMPAEETGDDSYEPPPAEQQTRVVHPALPFTRGEYVDNRSSQRHSPPFSKTLPSKPSWPSAKARLASTLPAPNSLQKPQVPPKPKDLLEDEADYVVPVEDNDENYIHPRESSPLPAEKAPMVNRSTKPNSSSKPVSPPGTVAGRNSGVWDSKSSLPAAPSPLPRAGKKSATPLKTTPVPPLPNASNVCEEKPVPAERHRGSSHRQDTGGQSPVFPPTQKPVHQKPVPLPRFSEGGSPAADGPFPSFPFNSTFADQEAELQGKPWYAGACDRKSAEEALHRSNKDGSFLIRKSSGHDSKQPYTLVAFFNKRVYNIPVRFIEATKQYALGKKKNGEEYFGSVAEIIKNHQHNPLVLIDSQNNTKDSTRLKYAVKVS, from the exons ATGGTCCATGATATTAAGAACAATGAAGGTGGAATAATGGACAAGATAAAAAA ACTAAAAGTCAAAGGACCTCCCAGTGTCCCTCGAAGGGACTACGCATTAG ACAGTCCTGCGGACGAAGAGGAACAGTGGTCAGATGACTTT GACAGTGACTATGAAAATCCAGATGAACATTCGGACTCCGAGATGTACGTGATGCCCGCAGAGGAGACGGGCGACGATTCCTATGAACCGCCTCCCGCTGAGCAGCAGACAAGGGTGGTCCATCCAGCCCTGCCCTTCACGAGGGGAGAGTATGTAG ATAATCGATCCAGCCAGCGGCACTCTCCACCCTTCAGCAAGACACTTCCCAGCAAGCCCAGCTGGCCTTCAGCGAAAGCAAGGCTGGCCTCCACTCTGCCTGCCCCCAACTCTCTACAGAAGCCTCAAGTCCCCCCCAAGCCCAAAGACCTCCTTGAGGATGAG gCTGATTATGTGGTCCCTGTGGAGGATAACGATGAAAACTATATCCATCCCAGAGAAAGCAGCCCTCTGCCTGCTGAGAAAG CTCCCATGGTGAATAGATCAACTAAGCCAAACAGCTCCTCAAAGCCCGTGTCGCCTCCAGGGACTGTCGCAG GTCGAAACAGTGGGGTCTGGGACTCCAAGTCATCTTTGCCCGCCGCACCATCTCCACTGCCACGGGCTGG GAAGAAATCAGCTACACCACTTAAGACT aCTCCCGTTCCTCCCCTACCGAATGCGTCAAATGTTTGCGAAG AAAAGCCTGTTCCTGCTGAGCGCCACCGAGGGTCTAGTCACAGACAAGACACTGGAGGACAGTCACCAGTGTTCCCTCCCACCCAGAA GCCTGTCCATCAAAAGCCTGTACCCCTGCCAA GGTTCTCAGAAGGGGGAAGCCCAGCTGCAGACGGACCATTCCCTAGCTTCCCATTTAATTCTACTTTTGCAGACCAG GAGGCTGAGCTGCAAGGTAAGCCCTGGTATGCTGGCGCCTGCGACCGCAAGTCTGCTGAAGAGGCCTTGCACAGATCCAACAAG GATGGATCGTTTCTTATTAGGAAAAGCTCTGGCCATGATTCTAAGCAGCCTTACACACTAGTTGCGTTCTTTAACAAGCGGGTATATAATATTCCTGTACGGTTTATTGAAGCAACCAAGCAATATGctttgggaaagaagaaaaatggtgaAGAG